One window of the Perca flavescens isolate YP-PL-M2 chromosome 5, PFLA_1.0, whole genome shotgun sequence genome contains the following:
- the lgi3 gene encoding leucine-rich repeat LGI family member 3, giving the protein MLELGQRWTRLICLSLLCLCLCLPRESDARRAPKIPRCPATCSCTKDSAFCVDTKAIPKSFPPGIISLTMVNAAFTTIPEGAFSHLHLLQFLLLNSNTFTMIADDAFAGLSHLQYLFIENNDIQALSKYTLRGLKSLTHLSLSNNNLQQLPRDLFKHLDILTDLDLRGNSFRCDCKIKWLVDWMEKTNTSVPAIYCASPFEFQGRRIHDLAPRDFNCISADFAVYETFPFHSVSVESFEFNEDQFVVFAQPDSGFCTLYVWDHVEMVFRMFHNITSRSAVYCKPVVISNSLYMVVAQLFGGSHIYKWEEDPQRFVKIQDIDTTRVRKPNFVDTFQLDEEWYFVVADSSKAGSTSIYRWNSNGFYTHQSLHPWHRDTHVEFVDVGGKPHLILSSASQPPVVYQWNRGQKQFAFFSQITELADVQMVKHFWVRKVLYLCLTRFIGDSKILRWEGQRFVEIQTLPSRGSMAVYPFTVGLRQYLILGSDFSFSRVYLWDDLTQRFQPFQELNMRAPRAFSLVSVDNKDMLLAASFKGNTLAYQHLVVDLSAK; this is encoded by the exons ATGCTGGAGCTCGGACAGAGATGGACGAGGCTGATCTGCTTGTctcttctgtgtctgtgtctctgcctgcCGAGGGAATCAGACGCCAGGAGAGCCCCCAAGATACCCCGCTGTCCTGCGACCTGCTCCTGCACCAAAGACAGTGCCTTCTGTGTGGATACCAAGGCTATCCCCAAGAGCTTCCCCCCTGGAATTATCTCCCT GACGATGGTGAATGCAGCCTTTACCACGATCCCAGAGGGAGCTTTCTCCCACCTTCACCTACTGCAGTTCCT GCTCTTAAACTCCAACACATTCACCATGATTGCTGATGATGCCTTTGCTGGTCTGTCTCACCTGCAGTACCT GTTCATTGAGAACAATGACATCCAGGCTCTCTCAAAGTATACCCTCAGAGGGCTCAAATCCCTGACTCATCT atctCTCTCAAACAACAACTTGCAGCAGCTGCCAAGAGATCTCTTCAAACATCTAGACATCCTCACAGATTT AGACCTGCGGGGGAACTCCTTCCGCTGCGACTGTAAAATCAAATGGCTGGTGGACTGGATGGAGAAGACCAACACTTCTGTTCCTGCTATCTACTGTGCCAGCCCCTTCGAATTCCAGGGACGCAGAATCCACGACCTCGCACCTCGAGACTTCAACTGCATCAGCGCAG ATTTCGCTGTTTATGAAACCTTCCCTTTCCACTCTGTGTCAGTGGAGTCCTTTGAGTTCAATGAGGATCAGTTTGTGGTCTTTGCTCAGCCTGATTCAGGGTTCTGCACCTTGTATGTATGGGATCATGTGGAGATGGTCTTCAGGATGTTTCATAACATTACCT CCCGCTCTGCTGTGTACTGCAAACCAGTGGTGATAAGCAACAGTCTTTACATGGTTGTTGCTCAACTTTTTGGTGGATCTCATATCTACAA GTGGGAAGAAGACCCGCAGCGCTTTGTAAAGATCCAAGACATTGACACCACTCGCGTGAGGAAGCCCAACTTCGTGGACACCTTCCAGCTGGATGAAGAGTGGTACTTCGTAGTAGCAGACAGCTCAAAGGCAGGTTCCACCAGCATTTATCGCTGGAACAGCAATGGTTTCTACACCCACCAGTCCCTCCATCCCTGGCACCGGGACACCCATGTGGAGTTCGTTGATGTTGGGGGAAAGCCTCACCTCATCCTCTCCAGCGCCTCTCAGCCGCCCGTGGTTTACCAGTGGAACCGAGGCCAGAAGCAGTTTGCATTCTTCTCCCAAATCACTGAGCTAGCGGATGTGCAGATGGTTAAGCACTTCTGGGTGAGGAAGGTTCTTTACCTTTGCCTCACGCGCTTCATAGGTGACTCCAAGATCCTCCGCTGGGAAGGGCAGCGTTTCGTGGAGATCCAGACTCTTCCGTCGCGGGGCTCCATGGCAGTGTATCCTTTCACAGTAGGCCTCCGTCAGTACCTCATTCTCGGAAGTGATTTCTCCTTCTCCAGAGTATACCTGTGGGATGACCTCACTCAGCGCTTTCAGCCCTTCCAGGAGCTTAACATGAGGGCCCCGCGAGCGTTCAGCTTGGTATCTGTCGACAACAAGGACATGTTGCTGGCTGCCAGCTTCAAAGGCAACACCCTGGCCTACCAGCACCTGGTGGTGGATCTCAGTGCTAAGTAG
- the chmp7 gene encoding charged multivesicular body protein 7, with protein sequence MSNATEMTLPPEWDDDERMNVMFSDFNENRDVNTTDWDSKMDFWTALILKGCRDRGIVCVSLQELNKTFRRKEKSPLGLATVIQSMARCGKIQRESEFAANVDCGWLSWGVGLLLVKPLKWTFSTLLGSSQVPLEESFVVIELVKEKAAELLKVYRGSEFASRSIVSFQDLCILSSEVCADESTLCMALLQLQRDKQVTVSLHDGEKVVKFCQAGQAQVSLVSDVDLGIYQLQRSEKLLEERVEKLGLEADKCREEARVLLREGKKSQALRCLRGRKRVEKRADSLFAKLESIRGILDRIAQSQTDKTVIQAYQAGVSALRLSLKDVTVERAESLVDQIQELCDTQDEVNQTISSGVNSADADLDELEEELKSLLDESKPDSVSGLPEVPTKGLRPSGEPGLPGTDLLSSLPAVPYTPLNITAEQLEEELNQLTLTDSGFQKEKRTSPAKRVESAQ encoded by the exons ATGTCTAACGCCACAGAAATGACCCTACCGCCCGAATGGGACGACGACGAGCGGATGAATGTTATGTTCTCGGACTTCAATGAGAACCGAGATGTCAACACGACGGACTGGGACAGTAAGATGGACTTCTGGACGGCTCTGATTCTCAAAGGCTGCAGGGACCGAGGCAtcgtgtgtgtcagtctgcagGAGCTGAACAAGACTTTTAGGAGGAAAGAAAAATCACCGCTGGGCTTGGCGACTGTCATCCAGTCCATGGCCAG ATGTGGGAAGATCCAGAGGGAGTCAGAGTTTGCTGCCAATGTGGACTGTGGCTGGCTGTCCTGGGGTGTTGGCCTGCTGTTGGTAAAGCCTCTGAAATGGACCTTCTCCACTCTTCTGGGAAGCAGCCAGGTGCCTTTGGAGGAGTCTTTTGTTGTCATTGAACTAGTGAAG GAGAAAGCAGCGGAATTACTCAAGGTGTACCGGGGCAGTGAATTTGCGAGCCGCTCCATCGTGTCATTTCAAGATCTGTGCATTCTCTCCTCTGAGGTCTGTGCTGATGAGAGCACCCTGTGCATGgctctgctgcagctgcagagGGACAAGCAAGTGACGGTCTCGTTGCACGACGGCGAGAAG GTTGTCAAGTTTTGTCAAGCTGGGCAAGCTCAAGTTTCCCTCGTCAGCGACGTGGATTTGGGGATTTACCAGCTGCAGCGCAGTGAGAAGCTTCTGGAGGAGCGGGTGGAGAAACTTGGCCTTGAGGCTGACAa GTGCAGAGAGGAAGCAAGGGTTCTGCTCCGGGAAGGGAAGAAATCACAG GCACTGAGGTGTTTAAGAGGGCGCAAAAGGGTGGAAAAGAGAGCCGACAGCTTGTTTGCCAAACTGGAGTCCATCAGAGGAATCCTGGACAGAATTGCCCAGTCACAGACTGATAAGACG GTTATTCAAGCCTATCAGGCCGGGGTGTCAGCCCTGAGACTCTCCCTTAAGGATGTGACTGTGGAACGTGCCGAGAGCCTCGTGGATCAAATCCAGGAG TTATGTGACACTCAAGACGAGGTGAACCAAACTATATCCAGTGGCGTGAACAGCGCAG atgcAGACTTAGATGAGTTGGAGGAGGAACTGAAATCTTTGTTGGACGAGTCAAAGCCGGATTCCGTCTCCGGTTTGCCTGAAGTTCCAACAAAAGGTCTGCGACCCTCTGGGGAGCCGGGCCTCCCTGGTACTGACCTGCTCAGTTCTCTGCCTGCGGTACCTTACACACCCCTGAATATTACCGCTGAGCAGCTGGAGGAAGAATTAAATCAGCTAACGCTTACAGATTCAG gctttcaaaaggagaaaaggaCGTCGCCTGCCAAGAGAGTAGAATCGGCACAGTGA